The following nucleotide sequence is from Streptomyces sp. NBC_00237.
AGCCGTCGGCGAGCGCCTGGGCGACGCGCGCCGCGTGGGTCGGGGCGTCCGGGACACCGGCCGGGCGGTTCTTGGCGAACTCCTCGCGCAGGACCGGCACGACCTCCTCGCCGAGGATGTCGAGCTGCTCCAGGACCGTCTTCAGGGGCAGTCCCGCGTGGTCCAGCAGGAAGAGCTGGCGCTGGTAGTCGCCGAAGCTCTCGCGGAAGGTGAGGGTCTTCTCGATGGCCTCCTGCGGGGAGCCGACCGTGAGGGGGGTCTGCGAGGTGAAGTCCTCCAGGGACGGGCCGTGGCCGTAGACGGGGGCGTTGTCGAAGTACGGGCGGAACCGCCGCACTGCCTCCTGCGAGTTCTTGTGCAGGAAGAGCTGGCCGCCGAGGCCGACCATGGCCTGGTCGGGGGTGCCGTGGCCGTAGTGCGCGTAACGCTCGCGGTAGAGGTTGATCAGCTTCCGGAAGTGGTCCTTCGGCCAGAAGATGTTGTTCGCGAAGAAGCCGTCGCCGTAGTACGCGGCCTGCTCGGCGATCTCGGGGGAGCGGATGGAGCCGTGCCAGACGAACGGCGGGACGCCGTCGAGCGGGCGGGGGGTCGAGGTGAAGGACTGGAGGGGCGTGCGGAACCTGCCCTCCCAGTTCACGACCTCCTTGCGCCACAGCTCGTGGAGCAGGGCGTAGTTCTCGACGGCGAGCTCGATGCCCTGGCGGATGTCCTTGCCGAACCACGGATAGACCGGACCCGTGTTGCCGCGGCCCATCATCAGGTCGACCCGGCCGTCGGCCAGGTGCTGGAGCATCGCGTAGTCCTCGGCGATCTTCACCGGGTCGTTGGTGGTGATCAGCGTCGTGGACGTGGACAGGATCAGCTTCTCGGTGCGGGCGGCGATGTAGCCGAGCATCGTGGTGGGCGACGACGGGACGAACGGCGGGTTGTGGTGCTCGCCGGTCGCGAAGACGTCGAGGCCGACTTCTTCGGCCTTCTGCGCGATGGCGACCATCGCCTTGATGCGCTCGTGCTCGGTCGGGGTGCGGCCGGTCGTCGGGTCGGGCGTGACGTCGCCGACGGTGAAGATGCCGAACTGCATCGCGTTCATCGAGTCCACCTTCTGGGGTTCAAGAGGGTCTGCTCAACGGCTTCTGTTGAATGTTGAACAAATCCAAGAACGGGTGGACCCGGCGATCTATTCCCGCGGCTCTTCCGGCCCCTCCGGCCCGTGCGAGCGGACATCCCCGATGGGGTGATCGCTTCACGAAACCGCCCCACGACACGCCGCAGAGGTGCACTCTGCCGGGATGTCCACACGTACGACAGCACGCACCGACGCCCGTACCGACGCCGCCCCCGCTCCCCTGGGCCGCGTCCCCTCCCCGCCTCCCATCCCTCCCACCTGCCCCAACTGCCGTCAGGGCCTGCTCTGGAAGGACACCCGGGCCGAGGTCAGGGAGCCCGACGAGCACCACTGGCGCTGGTGGTGCGGCAACTGTTCGAAACGCTTCCGGCCCACCGAGGAGCACCTACGGCGCTTCAACTAGGGAGCGTATTTGGTTGTGATCAAGGGGTGGTTCGTGTGAGGTCCTTGATCCAGATCATCGAGGCGCGAAGGTGGAGGCCGGCGAGGTAGCTCTCGGGAGTCTTGTCGTAGCGGGTGGCGATGCCTCGCCACGCCTTCAGTCTGTTGATCGCGCGCTCGACGGTGTTCCGCTCCTTGTAGAGGTCGGCGTCGTGGCCGACGGGTCGGCCGCCTCCGGAGCCCTTCTTCTTCCGGTTGGCGGCCTGGTCCTTCTTCTCCGGAATGACCGCCTTGATGCGGCGTTTGCGCAGGTGGGCACGGTTGCCGCGGGACGAATACGCCTTGTCCCCGGCGACCGCGTCCGGCCGGGTGCGGGGACGGCCGACGGGCCCGCGCACCCGCACCTTGTTCAGGACGGGGATGAACTGCGGGCTGTCCGCCGCCTGGCCCGCGGTCAGGATGAACGCCAGTGGGCGGCACTTGCGATCGGCAGCGAGGTGGATCTTGCTGGTCTGCCCGCCTCTGGAGCGTCCGAGGAGGGCGGCCTTCAGCCGGAGTCTGCGCCGACGCCGGATGCGTCTTCGTTCTTCCCGCGCGGGATCCCTTTCGGCCTCCTGCCCGCTTTGTCCTTCGAGGCCACCCCCTTTGACCTGGCCTTCTCCTCCTCTGCGGCGGCCTTCTCCAGTGCGGTGACGACATCCTCGTCGAGGTGCATCCCGGCCGCGTCATGGTGGGCCCGGACGGTGGTGGAGTCGATGCTCACCAGGGACAGGTCCCCTCACCGCGCTTCGCGGCCTCCGCGATCAGGCCCTCCAGCAGGGCCTCGAAGACCCCGGCGTCGCGCCACTGCCGGAAGCGATTGTGGACAGTCGACCAGGCGCCGAACTCCGTCGGCATCTCCCGCCACTGCCCGCCCGTCTTGAACCGCCAGATCACTCCCTCGAACTGCTGCCGCAGCCGCTCGGGGTACGGGCCGTACTCGCCGATCGGCAGGTACGGCTCAATGAACTCCCACTCCACGTCGGTCAGTTGTATTCGCGTCACGTCAGCCGGTCTATCGGACCGAGCCGTGCCACGAAGGCACATCCCACAGATTGATCACGACCCGATACGCGACCTAGTACGGCGCTTCAACTAGCCGACGGGCAGCAGCCCGTTGTCGATGACTTCCTTGGCGACCTCCGTCAGCCGCCTGCCGTTGCTGCGCGCGTGGTTGCGCAGCAACGCGAACGCCTCGTCGACCCGCACGTCCAGCCGCGCCGCCAGGACGCCCTTGGCCTGTTCGATGACGATGCGGCTGTGCAGGGCGGTGCGCAGCTGGATGCCGGTGACGCGGTAGCTGCGCAGGGTCTGCTCGTGCACGAGGCCGATCGCGGCGGCGTCGGCGAGCGCCTGGCCGATCCGTACGTCCGTCGGGGACAGCGGCCCTTCCTCGGTCCGCAGGAGCAGCAGGGTGCCCAGCCGCTCCCCGCGCAGCCGCAGCGGCAGCGCGCTCGCCCAGGTGTATCCGGCGCGGCGGGCGAGCAGCACGAAGTCGGCCCAACGTTCCTGCGGGTCCCGGCTGAGGTCGACGCGCAGCGCCTCGGCCGCTTCGTCGGGCGTGCGGCCCGCGTGGCAGTCGAAGGCGGGCCCCGTCTCGGCGGCGACGTCGAGCAGCTCGCCGAGCTTCTCCCCCGGGTCGAGGGGGGCGACGGGGCGCAGTTCCTCGCCGGGCGGGGCGAGCAGTACGGCCGCCGCTGCGACGTCGAGCAATTGGCAGCACCGTGCGGAGAGTTGCTGTAGGAAATCCATCACGTCGAACTCATCGACGAGAGTGTCGGCCAGCTCGACGAACGCGTCCGCCAGCGTCAGTTCACGTTCCCGGCTCATGCTTGTCTTCCTCGATTTCCAGGGTTCTTCCACGGTCGTCACCTTCTCCTCACGCGTCACTCCGCCCCTCGGGCCGGTCGACGGTCAATCGCAGGCGCCGGGCGACGATGTCGCGGGAGACGGCGACGATAGGTCGGTTGTGTGCGAATGCATAAGCCCGCAATCGGTCAAGAGCGGTGGCGAGATCCACCTTCAGGTCGATGCTGAGCATGCCGCTCGCCTGGTGCACGACGGCCCGGTGCAGTTCGGCGGGCTGCTCGGTCTGCCCGTTCTCGTACGGTCCCGTGCGCGCGGCCCCCGCCGTCGCTGCCGGACCCGGGGGATCACCCTCGCGTGCGGGGGGCAGATAGCCGGAGAGCAGATAGACGGTGAGGGCGTCGCAGAGGGTCAGCGCGGCGTCGAGGCACTTCTCGCTGAGCGGGTGGGGCTCCCGCCGGTATCCGGTCATCGCCCCGATGCTGATCGCGCCGAGCCGCAGCGGAAAGGCGAACACGGCCCGGACGCCCAGCTCGGCGGCCCCGGGGACGAACGCGGGCCAGCGCGGCCCCGGCGTCCGCCGTACGTCGGTGACCAGGAGGAGCGATCCGGCCGTGGCGGCCTCGACGCTCGGCCCCTCTCCCAGCGTGAACTGCAGATCGTCCAGCCGTGCGCTCACATCACCGCTGTACCAGAGCAGTTCGGCCGAACCGGCCTGGGTGGACACGGACAGCCCGTCCAGCTCCAGGAGCCGGGCGCAGCGCGTGGCCCAGCTCGGGTCGGGCCCGCCTCCTCCGACGTCCAACGTGCCGAGGAGAGCGGTGAGTTCTGCGTCTCTGAGTGCGTCCATGCGTCATCACCCCCGAACGCCGTACGGGTGTGCGACGAGCCGAGTCGTGGGGTCGAACTCTCCCGGACGGCGGATTCTTCGCCTTCGCTATTCCTCCAGCATGCCCGGAATCGACGAGCTCGTTCAAGCTCCTTCGGTGAAGGTGCCGGGAGAGTTCGCGAACCCGGGCGCGGGGGGATACCCCTACCGGGGGAAGGCCCGCTGGCGGGAGGGTGTTTCCACCTGTTGACCCCGTAGCCCGGCGGATCCGGGACGAACAGGCTGAACACGTACGGATCTTCCCGCAATCAGCACGAAGGAACCGCCTGTGTTCAGCATCAAGCCGGTACGCCGCCGCACGGCCCGCACCGCCGCCGTCGTCACCGTCCTCGCCGCCGCGTCCTGCGCCACGCTCCTGACCGGGAGTGCCCAGGCGATCGTCAACGGCGGTGACTCCACCGAGAGTTACCCGTTCATGGTGACGATCCCGGAGTCGGCCCCGGAGCACGGTCTCCTCGACGGGAACTGCGGCGGCTCGCTCATCGACCGGCAGTGGGTGCTGACGGCCGCCCACTGCCTGAAGGGCGACGGGCTGAAGCTGGACGGCACCGTCCGGATCGGCAGCGACCGGCGGAAGTCCGGCGGAACCGTCCGGAAGATCGACCGGACCTTCCTCCACCCCCGGTACGTGAACGGCGGCGGCCCGGCCGCCAACGTCAACGACATCGCGCTGATCCGTCTCGACCGCCCCGTCACCCAGCAGCCGGTACGGATCGCGCGGGAGGCGGGAAGGCCCGGCACCCCGACCCGGATCATCGGCTTCGGCACCACCGTCGACACGGAGTTCGCCTTCCCGGACCGGTTGCAGGAGCTGGACACGCGCAGGGGCGCCGTGTCCGAGTGCGGGCCCGGTTTCGCGGACCGCACCCGGCTCTGCACCATCAGTACGAAGCCGAAGGCCATGGCGTGCTTCGGTGACTCCGGCGGCCCGCAGCTGCGCAAGGGCCGGGGCGGGCGCTGGGAGCTGATCGGCGTCACCTCGGGCCCCGGCGCCGCGAACGTGCCCTGCTCGGAAGGACCGGGGCTGTACACCAGCGCGCCCGCCCACCTGAACTGGATCGAGAAGACCATGAAGCACAACAGCCCGGCGAAGAAGGGCTAGAACTCCGGGCAGGTCCCGTCCTTCGGCCTCTCCCCGTCGACCAGCACCTTCAACACCGCAGCGTCCACACACGTGTTGCCGGACTGGACGACACCATGGGTCTGGCCGCCGACCTTGAGCAGTGCGGCCGGGAGGTTCTTCGCGACCGTCTCCGCCTCGGCGAGGGTCGTCCGTACGTCGTGTTCGGCGTTGACGACGAGCGGGCGCGGGGCGTTCTTCGCCGACAGCGGTGCGAGGGGGGCGCTGCTGTGCGGCCAGGAGGGGCAGGTGGCGTAGAGGGAGGCGTAGAAGGGGGCCGAGTCCTCCTCGCCCGTCTTCTCGGCGGTCTCGGCCAGTTCCTTCAGCACGCCCGCCGTGGTCTTCGGCCAGACGTAGTCGGCGCACTTCACGCCGATGTCGAAGGCGGTGGAGGTGCCCGGGTTCTTGAGCGCGGCGGCGACGTCCTTCGGGAAGCCCTTGTCCGCGTACGCCTTCAGGTCGGCGTACGCGGCCGGGTCGCCCGGCGCCGCGTCCTGCGCCTTCTCGACGGCGCGGCTGAAGCCGGGCCAGTCGGAGGGGACCACCATCACGGCCGTGACCGCCTTCGCCAGGTCGCCGGTCTTCGCGGCGACGGCCGTCAGCGCCTCCTCCGGCTGGGGTGCGACGGCGCACTCGGCGGGGCCCGACGCCGTACACCACGATCGGAACCCGGCGCTCTGGGAACGGAGTTGGGCCGCCGCCTTCTCCTGCTCGGTCTTCCCCGCAGTGCCGGATGCCTCTTCGAGAGTGGCCGAGCTTTCGAGTGCGGCTTGCGGGCCGGACTGGGCGGGGTCGACCGTGCCGTCGAGGACGGCCGCCCGTACGTGCTCGGGGTGGGTGCGCAGGTAGTCCTGGGCGACCAGGGTGCCGTAACTGACCATGAGGAGGCTGAGCTTGTCCTCGCCGAGAGCGAGGCGGATCGACTCGATGTCGGCGGTGGTGTCCTTCGTGCCCAGGTGCGCCGTCAACTCTCCATATTTCGTCCGGCATGTGGCCGCGTACTCCTTCGCCGACCTCTCGATCGCCGCAGGGTCCGCCTGCGCCTTCTCCAGGTCCGCGAAATCCCCCTCGCCCAGCTTCGCCAGCGCCCCGCCGGGCTCCCCGCAGTCCACGGGACGGCTCTTGCCCGACCCGCGCCGGTCGTACCCGACGACGTCGAAGAGGGCACGGATCTGGGGCGGGAGGAGGGAGGCGGTGGTGTAGAGGCCGGGCAGCCCCGGCCCGCCCGGATCCATCACGAGCGCGCCGATCCTTCTCCTCTTGTCCGTGGCGGGCAGCCGGGAAACGGCCAGTTCGAGCGTCCCGGACCCGGGTTTCGCCGCGTCCACGGGCACCTTCAGAGCGGTGCACTCGCGGGTGGGCTGCCCGGTGAGGGGGCAGTCCTTCCAGTCGGCGGCCGGAGTGGGCGGGGCGGGCGTGGCGGAGGCCGTCCGGCCGCCGTCGGGCCCGTTGCCGTCTCCGCCTCCGCCTCCGCAGGCGGCGAGGAAGAGGGCGAGAGCCAGGAGGGCCGCAGCACGGCCGAAGGGGTAGTGACGTCGGGTCGCCCGCCTGCGCGGCCCCCGCCCGTACGGCCCGCGCGCGCGTGCCGCCGTGCTGGTTCCCTCTTCGCCTCGCACCATGCGGCCAGCCTGCGGGCGCCCCACGTTCCCCGCACGCGCTGCGCCCCCGTACGGGCGAACGGGATACTCCCGCCGGGTCCGAGGAACCGCATCGCTCCACGGCCCTCCAGCAGCGGTACGAACAGCACACACACCACACCGGGGCCCACCTCTTCCGCGGACTTCTCGCCCCGGCGTCGGTCTCCTGCCTGCGCTCATGGTCGCGCCACCCTTTCGCGGGCCCCTTCGGGCTCCGGTGTGCGGTGCCACAGGGTGGGACGTTGTGCGCTGGAGGTGTCCCACCGGCGCGATGCCCCGTGCTTGGCGATCCGGGCGTGTCGGCCCTCTACGACCCGTGCCGCTCGGCCTGTCCCCAGGCGCAGGCGCTGGGGTGGAACGCCCTGACCACCCGACCTCTGGTCCTGGCTGCGGCGGCGGAGGACAT
It contains:
- a CDS encoding LLM class flavin-dependent oxidoreductase, which encodes MQFGIFTVGDVTPDPTTGRTPTEHERIKAMVAIAQKAEEVGLDVFATGEHHNPPFVPSSPTTMLGYIAARTEKLILSTSTTLITTNDPVKIAEDYAMLQHLADGRVDLMMGRGNTGPVYPWFGKDIRQGIELAVENYALLHELWRKEVVNWEGRFRTPLQSFTSTPRPLDGVPPFVWHGSIRSPEIAEQAAYYGDGFFANNIFWPKDHFRKLINLYRERYAHYGHGTPDQAMVGLGGQLFLHKNSQEAVRRFRPYFDNAPVYGHGPSLEDFTSQTPLTVGSPQEAIEKTLTFRESFGDYQRQLFLLDHAGLPLKTVLEQLDILGEEVVPVLREEFAKNRPAGVPDAPTHAARVAQALADGSDSATTSKEANAS
- a CDS encoding ANTAR domain-containing protein → MSRERELTLADAFVELADTLVDEFDVMDFLQQLSARCCQLLDVAAAAVLLAPPGEELRPVAPLDPGEKLGELLDVAAETGPAFDCHAGRTPDEAAEALRVDLSRDPQERWADFVLLARRAGYTWASALPLRLRGERLGTLLLLRTEEGPLSPTDVRIGQALADAAAIGLVHEQTLRSYRVTGIQLRTALHSRIVIEQAKGVLAARLDVRVDEAFALLRNHARSNGRRLTEVAKEVIDNGLLPVG
- a CDS encoding ANTAR domain-containing protein, encoding MDALRDAELTALLGTLDVGGGGPDPSWATRCARLLELDGLSVSTQAGSAELLWYSGDVSARLDDLQFTLGEGPSVEAATAGSLLLVTDVRRTPGPRWPAFVPGAAELGVRAVFAFPLRLGAISIGAMTGYRREPHPLSEKCLDAALTLCDALTVYLLSGYLPPAREGDPPGPAATAGAARTGPYENGQTEQPAELHRAVVHQASGMLSIDLKVDLATALDRLRAYAFAHNRPIVAVSRDIVARRLRLTVDRPEGRSDA
- a CDS encoding trypsin-like serine protease yields the protein MFSIKPVRRRTARTAAVVTVLAAASCATLLTGSAQAIVNGGDSTESYPFMVTIPESAPEHGLLDGNCGGSLIDRQWVLTAAHCLKGDGLKLDGTVRIGSDRRKSGGTVRKIDRTFLHPRYVNGGGPAANVNDIALIRLDRPVTQQPVRIAREAGRPGTPTRIIGFGTTVDTEFAFPDRLQELDTRRGAVSECGPGFADRTRLCTISTKPKAMACFGDSGGPQLRKGRGGRWELIGVTSGPGAANVPCSEGPGLYTSAPAHLNWIEKTMKHNSPAKKG
- a CDS encoding alpha/beta fold hydrolase, with amino-acid sequence MVRGEEGTSTAARARGPYGRGPRRRATRRHYPFGRAAALLALALFLAACGGGGGDGNGPDGGRTASATPAPPTPAADWKDCPLTGQPTRECTALKVPVDAAKPGSGTLELAVSRLPATDKRRRIGALVMDPGGPGLPGLYTTASLLPPQIRALFDVVGYDRRGSGKSRPVDCGEPGGALAKLGEGDFADLEKAQADPAAIERSAKEYAATCRTKYGELTAHLGTKDTTADIESIRLALGEDKLSLLMVSYGTLVAQDYLRTHPEHVRAAVLDGTVDPAQSGPQAALESSATLEEASGTAGKTEQEKAAAQLRSQSAGFRSWCTASGPAECAVAPQPEEALTAVAAKTGDLAKAVTAVMVVPSDWPGFSRAVEKAQDAAPGDPAAYADLKAYADKGFPKDVAAALKNPGTSTAFDIGVKCADYVWPKTTAGVLKELAETAEKTGEEDSAPFYASLYATCPSWPHSSAPLAPLSAKNAPRPLVVNAEHDVRTTLAEAETVAKNLPAALLKVGGQTHGVVQSGNTCVDAAVLKVLVDGERPKDGTCPEF